The stretch of DNA TAGGATCACTCAAAGGTATTACACCCTTCAACAAATCTGTTATATTTTCTTCTTCTCCTGCTATCAGTACATCTCCATTGACATTTGCTTCCACGATAGAAATACCTTCTTTTGCAAACTGCAATTTCACGTCCACTTGATTAAAGGTTTTTATCGTACATATAATTGGATAGGTAGGCAGAATTGGTGTAATAAATGATTTCTCATTAACTCGTTCAACAAAATCTTGTATCATTTCGTCCATTTGCATTGACATTATCCTCCGTGATTTCCGTATTGTTATACAATTACGATAAAAATGGAGAATATCCTTTCCTTTTTTCAAAACAAATATCGTCAATTTCCGAAAGTGATGTTCTATTTCCCAAGAAATATGTCTTATTTACGAAATATTTGCTACCTGTTGATGTACCACTTTTTTGCTATTTCGAGTAAATACGATATAAAAGAAGATAGAGCTACATATATAAAGGCAAGCTGTAATACAAAATACAACTGCATATCCCCAATAACTACCTAAATAAAAGACAATCCCCATCGAAACAGGTCCCATACTCGCCCAACCTATGTTAAACACCATTTGGTTAATGGAATTTGCCAATCCTTTCATCGAGTCGGCAACCTTTTCCATCATTAATGATGTTATGATCGGATTTGCTGCATTCATTAGAGCTTGGCGAAATAAAAATCCTAACGCCGCGAACCAAAAACTATACGTAAAAGCAGTAAGAAGCATAAAAGGAATCGACAATAATTGTAATAAAACAATTGCTTTAACTTCCCCAACTCTTTTTACGAGGGCTGGTCCAATAATCATGGCAACAGCTGTAACCGCTTGACCTAATGAGAGAATAAATCCAATAGAAGTGTTACTTGTTTCAAATCTGTCGGCAAAATAAAGGTTTAAATACGGGATTACTAATCCAGATCCAAAGCCGATTAGCAGTTGTGCAAATGCAAAAAAGCCAATTAATTTTAACTGAGTTTTATTTAAACGAAAACTTTGTAATAAAGATGTTTTTTCTTTTTTTATTTCTCGCTTCTTTTCCATCATTTTTACAATTGGTAACAGTCCCAATAAACAAAAGACTGTTCCGATAATCAATGTTCCTCTAACACTCCAAACGGGAGATAACTGGAAGAGATGCAGAAAGACGTCCGTTAATGTGCCACCTAATAAATTTCCTATTACGTTTGAACCTGTCATAACGGCAAAATGCAAACTAAATAGTCGCACTCTTTCTGCTTGACTAGAGTTTTCTGCTAACCATGGGACTGCAGAAACTTGTAAAAAAGCAAGTGTTAAACCAAATAAAAAGGCGGTTAGTAACAATAAACCTTCCGCTTCAAATGTACTTCTCAATAACATAAAAGAGGAAGTTAAAATTACGCCCGTTACCATCATTTTCTTACGACCGAATTTATCACTTAATAACCCAGCCGGAATTAAAATTATTGCAGCAGCTAACGAAGACATCGCAATCATACTACCATTTACCTGCTCAGCGAAACCTAATTCTCTTATGTAAAAGTTATACATCACCATAAAAATGCCTAGTCCAATTTGGATGAAAATGTTAGCTATAAAAAAGAGACGAATGTTTTTATTATAATGAACGAACGGTTGTAACGCTTTATTGTAGAGACCTTTCATTATACCCTCCATGAGAAAAAATATTTCGCTTCCCTAAGTAATAGTAGTGTGTTTTTTCTGAAAAGTAAAGAAGATTTAATAAATAAAATTATAAAAAAATGTGAGTGGGTTGTTTAGGGGCAATAAGGCACTTTTCCTAATTATAAGTGCAGTTAAACACCGCCCTTATAGTAGGCCAAAAAGAAAAACACCTTTTAGAAGGTGTTTCAATTTATCTTACTTTGAAGTTCATTAAACCAATGATATAAATGTTCCACTGATTGTAAGGCGTATTTCTTCTCTAATAGTTTTCCTTTATAAAACACAATTACACACGGTACACTTTCAATTTCCCATTTTAATGCAAGCTCTCTTGCATAATTAACATCTATTTGGCCGAAAACTAAGTTTGGAAACAATTCTTTCGTGATGTTTAACATTTTACTAGCTAGTCCGCATGTGCCACACATCGGTGTATAAAAGTATACGACCGATAACGTTTCCTCCCCTTCTATTTCCTCTAAAAGTTTCTCTCTCGTCCACTCGTTCATTTTGTAGTTCATCCTTTTTCATTGCAAATATTGTGTATTTACATCTATATTAGCACTAAGTAACACAGATGCAACATGATGATATGGTGCTGTTGCTACTTCTCGATATGCACGATCAATATATAAATGTTCCGCTTCAGGAAATTCTTTTTTAAACAACTTTCTTAATTTTTCTCCTGCAAGATCACTATCGACTAATATATAGACTTCTTTATCAAAAAGCTCTTCCACAAGATCATCTAACTTAGCAAGGCTGATTGTGCCATTTGTACATATGATATTTACTCGTTCTTTTAGTACTTGTTCTACTCTCTTTTTATCTGTTTTACCTTCTACTATGATCACTTTTTCCCCATCGAAGATTTCCATACTTATCACCTTTATCTTTTAATAGTTAGGCTGACAAAATATGCAGTCTATCTTGTTAAGCGACGGTGTGTATTTTAATTATTGATTTTGCTGGAGAGAGAGTTATCTTAAGAACAGATTGAATGATTTTCCTTGTCGTCGCTTGACAATATTCCCCTTACATAAACATATTCGCTTTAGCGTTATTGTTCCCCTTCTTTTTGTTAAAATGGGGTTTTATTATTTTCGAGTATAAGGTGAATGTTGTGAGTGGAGTTAATATTTGGGTTTAAGTAAGAGTAAGTCCTAATATCTTCTTAGTATTAGCTGGGTTAGTCGAAAAAGGTTCGCAGCTGGTGTGAAAGTGAGGCCGGTTGGCCGAATAGTGGCTGTTGGTGGCGTGAATGTGTGGCCGCTTGGCCGAATAGTGATTGCGGTTGGCGTGAATGTGAGCCCGGTTGGCCGAATAGTGGCTGTTGGTGGCGTGAATGTGGCTCCGGTTGGCCGAATAGTGATTGCGGTTGGCGTGAATGTGAGCCCGGTTGGCCGAATAGTGGCTGCTGGTGGCGTGAATGTGTGGCCGCTTGGCCGAATAGTGATTGCGGTTGGCGTGAATGTGAGGCCAGTTGGCCGAATAGTGACTGCTGGTGGCGTGAGTGTGTGGCCAGTTGGCCGAATAGTGGCTGCAATTGGCGTGAATGCGAGGTCAGTTGGCCGAATAGTGACTTCAGGTGGCGTGAATGCGAGGCCAGTTGGCCGAATAGTGGCTGTTGGTGGCGTGAATGTGTGGCCGCTTGGCTGAATAGTGACTGCTGGTGGCGTGAATGTGGCTCCGGTTAGCCGAATAGTGACTGCTGTTGGCGTGAATGTGTGGCCGCTTGGCCGAATAGTGATTGCGGTTGGCGTGAATGTGAGCCCGGTTGGCCGAATAGTGGCTGCTGGTGGCGTGAATGTGAGGCCAGTTGGCCGAATAGTGGCTGCAATTGGCGTGAATGCGAGGTCAGTTGGCCGAATAGTGGCTGCAATTGGCGTGAATGCGAGGTCAGTTGGCCGAATAGTGACTTCAGGTGGCGTGAATGCGAGGCCAGTTGGCCGAATAGTGGCTGCAATTGGCGTGAATGTGTGGCCGCTTGGCCGAATAGTGATTGCGGTTGGCGTGAATGTGAGCCCGGTTGGCCGAATAGTGACTGCTGGTGGCGTGAATGTGTGGCCAGTTGGCCGAATAGTGGCTGCAATTGGCGTGAATGCGAGGTCAGTTGGCCGAATAGTGACTTCAGGTGGCGTGAATGCGAGGCCAGTTGGCCGAATAGTGGCTGTTGGTGGCGTGAATGTGTGGCCGCTTGGCCGAATAGTGATTGCGGTTGGCGTGAATGTGAGCCCGGTTGGCCGAATAGTGACTGCTGTTGGATTGAGTGTGAGGCCGCTCCGTTCCACGGTCTCCACGTTTTATCCATTTCTTAATGGAACACAGAAAAAACGGAGCAGTTATTTGCTCCGTTTTTCTTAGCACCAACCGTTTTCGTCGTCACAGTCGACGTATTTCATGTCAGGCTTTGTTGGGACGTGTACTTGTTGGTATATTTTTGAACCGTTTTGTTCGAAGCCAGATTTAAGCTCGAATTCGTTACCGTTTGGTGTGAATGTGACTTGTCCAATTGGATCATTTTCTAAATACAATTGAAAGCCGGTATCACACAGTTTTCCTGTAACACGGTCAGTTATATCTAAACGTTGTTGTTGAAGTGTCATTTTCTCCACCCTTTTATTTGCTTATAAGCAGGTTGAATTCTGCTTTATATCAGTTAGAGTGTCCAAAATGAAATAACGTTATTAGTCTTCTTTTACTAACTCTTCGTATTGCTCTGCAGTCATTAAATTATCTACTTCACTGCTATCAGAAAGTTCTACAACAATCATCCATGCTTTTTCGTAAGGAGACTCATTTACGAATTCTGGGTTATCGTTTAAATCTTCATTTACTTCTACTACTTTTCCACTAACAGGTGAATAAAGCTCAGAAACAGTTTTAACTGATTCTACACTTCCGAATGAATCGTCAACCGTTACTTCATCTCCTACTTCTGGAAGCTCAACGAATACGATATCTCCAAGCTCAGATTGTGCAAAGTCCGTAATACCGATACGCACTTTACCTCCTTCTTCTTTTACCCACTCATGCTCTTTAGAATAACGTAATTCTTTTGGTGTGTTCATAAAAAAATCCTCCTTAAAGATAGTATAAATTTATGTAAAGCTTCCCTTTTTTAAAGTAGATAGCTTTCTAAAATGGTTTTATTTCCATGTTTCTTCAAAGTGCTTTTCGTTAAATCCAACAGTCACTTTCGTACCATCTGTCGTAATTGGACGTTTAATTAACATACCATCTGATGCTAAAAGCTCTAACATCTCTTCTTCTGTAGCCGTTTTTAGTTTATCTTTTAACCCAAGTTCACGATATTTCATACCGCTAGTATTAAAGAACTTTTTTAGTTCTAATCCACTTTTTTTATATAGTTCATGAAGTTCATCACGACTTGGTGGATTTTCAACAATATGTATTTCGTTGACTTCGATTTCATTTTGAGTTAACCATTTTTTTGCATTTCTACAAGTGCCGCATTTTGGATACCAATAAAACGTTACGCTCACTAATATCAACCACCTTACTTTGTTATTTACTCCATATTGTAGCACAATCATACACTATAGTTCTAATAACAAAATGCAGTCTTCCCAACATATTCGACGTTTTCTGCAAAAAACCTCTTTTCTTTTATACTTTCTTAAATTTATGTAATTACAGCTGTTCGTTCCTCTGCAAATTTTCATATTTTACGGGTTAGTCCGAAGCCCTTTGCCTATGACGACAGCGAAAGCTATAGTGGTTCCCATTAAGAAAATCAATGTTCTACAAAAATAAAAGGACGACATTTTACATGCCGTCCTTTCTTTTTATAGAATCATTTTTAAAGGGGTTAAAAATGGACCTAATTAAACAGTATATTTTTCAGCTTCTAAAACTGCTGCAGCGATTTCACGTTTTTTCTCGATTACATTGATTGGATTATGACGAGTAAATTTACGTAATGCTGAAATCATCATGCGTAAAGTGTCTCCACTCTCTGCTGCAACTAACGTTTCTTTTGCATCTGCTTCAATAGCATTGAATGCTTCTTGACAGAATACTTCTGTGTATAATACTTTTTGTTTATTTTTCTCTAAGCCGCTTTTTTGGATTGCTTTTTCTGTACGTAGAATAGCAGATTCCATCGCATAGACGTTAGAGATGATATCAGAAATGTTAACTAATAGCTCTTGTTCTTTTTCTAATGCTTTACCGTATTTTTGCGCGACTAAACCTGTCATTAAGATCGCAATTTTTTTTGCGTTCTTTAATAAATATTTCTCTTGGTCTAAAACGCCATCGCCAACTTCTTCAGGCATAAGCATCATTAATTCTTCTTGAAGTTGCATTGCTTTTTGAATTAATGGAAGTTCACCTTTTAATGCTTTACGTAAGAACGTACCAGGCACTAAAAGACGGTTAATTTCGTTTGTACCTTCGAAAATACGGTTAATACGAGAGTCACGGTACATTCTTTCTACTTCGTACTCAGCCATGAATCCGTACCCACCATGGATTTGGACAGCTTCGTCTACTACGTAGTCTAGTGTTTCGGAAGCGAATACTTTATTTAAAGAACACTCAATTGCGTATTCTGCAACTGCTGCTGCAACTGCTTTTGGATCTTTTTCTTGCTCAAGAGTCAATGCACCTTGGTTGTTCTCATATAAACCTACTGTGCGGTATACAGAGCTTTCTGCCGCATATGTTTTTGTTGCCATGTTCGCGATTTTTTCTTGAATTAAAGAGAATTTTGCGATAGGCGTTTTGAACTGTTGACGTTGGTTTGCATATTGAGCAGCTAATTCTACTCCACGCTTGGAACCACCAACAGTACCAACTGCTAATTTGTAACGACCGATATTTAATATATTGAACGCGATTACGTGTCCGCGACCAATTTCACCTAATAAGTTTTCTTTCGGTACAACTGCATCTTCTAATACTAACGTTCGAGTAGATGATCCTTTAATACCCATTTTCTTTTCTTCTGGACCTGTAGAAACTCCTGAGAATTCGCGCTCAACGATGAATGCGGAGAAGTGCTCGCCGTCTACTTTAGCGTACACTACGAATACATCAGCAAAACCAGCGTTTGTGATCCATTGTTTTTCACCGTTTAGAACGTAGTGAGTGCCTTCTTCGTTTAATTTTGCAGTAGTTTTTGCACCTAAAGCGTCTGAACCTGAACCTGGCTCCGTTAACGCGTAAGCAGCAATTTTTTCACCTGTTGCTAAGAAAGGTAAGTATTGTTTCTTTTGCTCGTCATTACCGAATAATACGATTGGTAAAGATCCAATCCCTACATGTGCGCCGTAAGATAAAGAGAATCCACCAGCTCTAGAGAATTTTTCTGTAATTAAAGAAGAACTGATTTTGTCTAAACCGAATCCGCCGTACTCTTCAGGTACATCTGCACCTAATAATCCAAGCTCGCCAGCTTCTTTTAGTAACTTTACAGAAACATCAAAGTTATGATGTTCAATTTCTTCAATGTTAGGTACAACCTCGTTTACTACGAAGTCTTCCGTTGTTTTCGCAATCAGTTTATGCTCATCGTTTAGATCTTCTGGAGTGAAAATTTTATCAGCTGTTAAGTCTTCAATTAAAAAGCTTCCGCCTTTTACAACGTTTTCAACTGTATTTGACATGGTAAATCCCCCTTATTGTATGATTGGCCCCCGTATGAGAGGGCCTTACAAAATTATGCTAATAGTTCGAATACACCAGCGGCACCCATTCCGCCACCGATACACATACTTACTAATCCGAACTGTTCGTTTCGACGTTTCATTTCGTTAAGTAAAGTTAACGTTAGTTTTGATCCAGTACATCCTAGTGGATGGCCAAGAGCGATTGCTCCACCGTTAACGTTTACTTTGTCTTCATATAAGTTAAGCTCGCGCATTACTTGGATTGCTTGAGATGCAAATGCTTCGTTTAGCTCGATTAAACCGATATCAGAAAGCTCTAATCCAGCAAGCTTTAATGCTTTCGGAATTGCAACTACTGGACCAATTCCCATTACTTCCGGCGGAACTCCACCTACTGCAAAGGAACGGAATTTAGCGATTGGTTTTAAACCTAGTGCTTCTGCTTTTTCTCTTTCCATTACTAGTACAGATGCAGCACCATCACTCGTTTGTGAAGAGTTACCAGCAGTTACAGATCCTTGGACGTTAAATGCTGGTCTTAATTTCGCTAATATTTCCATCGTTGTGTTTTCACGAACACCTTCATCTTGAGAGAACGTAAATGTTTTTTCTTTTAATTTATTGTCTGGTCCTACATTTCTTACCGTTACATCGACTCCAACGATTTCATCAACAAATTTACCTTCTTTAATAGCTGCTGCTGCTCTTTGGTGACTACGTACAGCGAATGCATCTTGATCTTCACGACTTACTCCGTACTTTTGCGCCACTTGCTCTGCAGTATGACCCATGCCCATGTAATATTCAGGAGCAGTTTCCACTAGGCGTGCGTTCGGTCGAACAGTGTGACCAACCATCGGAACCATACTCATTGA from Sutcliffiella cohnii encodes:
- a CDS encoding MFS transporter — encoded protein: MKGLYNKALQPFVHYNKNIRLFFIANIFIQIGLGIFMVMYNFYIRELGFAEQVNGSMIAMSSLAAAIILIPAGLLSDKFGRKKMMVTGVILTSSFMLLRSTFEAEGLLLLTAFLFGLTLAFLQVSAVPWLAENSSQAERVRLFSLHFAVMTGSNVIGNLLGGTLTDVFLHLFQLSPVWSVRGTLIIGTVFCLLGLLPIVKMMEKKREIKKEKTSLLQSFRLNKTQLKLIGFFAFAQLLIGFGSGLVIPYLNLYFADRFETSNTSIGFILSLGQAVTAVAMIIGPALVKRVGEVKAIVLLQLLSIPFMLLTAFTYSFWFAALGFLFRQALMNAANPIITSLMMEKVADSMKGLANSINQMVFNIGWASMGPVSMGIVFYLGSYWGYAVVFCITACLYICSSIFFYIVFTRNSKKVVHQQVANIS
- a CDS encoding thioredoxin family protein, with amino-acid sequence MNEWTREKLLEEIEGEETLSVVYFYTPMCGTCGLASKMLNITKELFPNLVFGQIDVNYARELALKWEIESVPCVIVFYKGKLLEKKYALQSVEHLYHWFNELQSKIN
- a CDS encoding toprim domain-containing protein, yielding MEIFDGEKVIIVEGKTDKKRVEQVLKERVNIICTNGTISLAKLDDLVEELFDKEVYILVDSDLAGEKLRKLFKKEFPEAEHLYIDRAYREVATAPYHHVASVLLSANIDVNTQYLQ
- a CDS encoding YusG family protein; protein product: MTLQQQRLDITDRVTGKLCDTGFQLYLENDPIGQVTFTPNGNEFELKSGFEQNGSKIYQQVHVPTKPDMKYVDCDDENGWC
- the gcvH gene encoding glycine cleavage system protein GcvH, translating into MNTPKELRYSKEHEWVKEEGGKVRIGITDFAQSELGDIVFVELPEVGDEVTVDDSFGSVESVKTVSELYSPVSGKVVEVNEDLNDNPEFVNESPYEKAWMIVVELSDSSEVDNLMTAEQYEELVKED
- a CDS encoding arsenate reductase family protein, which gives rise to MSVTFYWYPKCGTCRNAKKWLTQNEIEVNEIHIVENPPSRDELHELYKKSGLELKKFFNTSGMKYRELGLKDKLKTATEEEMLELLASDGMLIKRPITTDGTKVTVGFNEKHFEETWK
- a CDS encoding acyl-CoA dehydrogenase family protein, with product MSNTVENVVKGGSFLIEDLTADKIFTPEDLNDEHKLIAKTTEDFVVNEVVPNIEEIEHHNFDVSVKLLKEAGELGLLGADVPEEYGGFGLDKISSSLITEKFSRAGGFSLSYGAHVGIGSLPIVLFGNDEQKKQYLPFLATGEKIAAYALTEPGSGSDALGAKTTAKLNEEGTHYVLNGEKQWITNAGFADVFVVYAKVDGEHFSAFIVEREFSGVSTGPEEKKMGIKGSSTRTLVLEDAVVPKENLLGEIGRGHVIAFNILNIGRYKLAVGTVGGSKRGVELAAQYANQRQQFKTPIAKFSLIQEKIANMATKTYAAESSVYRTVGLYENNQGALTLEQEKDPKAVAAAVAEYAIECSLNKVFASETLDYVVDEAVQIHGGYGFMAEYEVERMYRDSRINRIFEGTNEINRLLVPGTFLRKALKGELPLIQKAMQLQEELMMLMPEEVGDGVLDQEKYLLKNAKKIAILMTGLVAQKYGKALEKEQELLVNISDIISNVYAMESAILRTEKAIQKSGLEKNKQKVLYTEVFCQEAFNAIEADAKETLVAAESGDTLRMMISALRKFTRHNPINVIEKKREIAAAVLEAEKYTV
- a CDS encoding acetyl-CoA C-acetyltransferase: MKEAVIVAGARTPVGKSRKGSLANVRPDDLGALVVKETLRRASNYDGPIDDLIFGCAMPEAEQGLNMARNIGGLAGLPNSVPAITINRYCSSGLQTIAYAAERIMLGHAESIIAGGAESMSMVPMVGHTVRPNARLVETAPEYYMGMGHTAEQVAQKYGVSREDQDAFAVRSHQRAAAAIKEGKFVDEIVGVDVTVRNVGPDNKLKEKTFTFSQDEGVRENTTMEILAKLRPAFNVQGSVTAGNSSQTSDGAASVLVMEREKAEALGLKPIAKFRSFAVGGVPPEVMGIGPVVAIPKALKLAGLELSDIGLIELNEAFASQAIQVMRELNLYEDKVNVNGGAIALGHPLGCTGSKLTLTLLNEMKRRNEQFGLVSMCIGGGMGAAGVFELLA